From the genome of bacterium:
GGAAGAGATCCTCTCCCTGTACCTGAACCAGATCTACCTGGGGGAGGGCGCATACGGTGTTGAAGCTGCCGCAAGAACATATTTCGGTAAGCATGCTCAGGAACTGACCCTCGCAGAGAGCGCCCTGATTGCCGGCCTGCCCCGCTCACCGGCCTTATATTCCCCCATAAACCATCCTGAAAGGGCAAGGCAGAGGATGAGGACCGTCCTCGATCGGCTGCTAACTGAAGGCTACATCACTCAAAAAGACCATGATGAAGCTGCTCAAACCGGCTTTTCTCTTTCCCCAACCCCCTCACCGGAGGATCCTGCACCCTATTTCACCGAGATAATAAGACAGGAACTGGAAGAAAAACTTGGTGCCAACCTGCTCTATCGGGGCGGGATTGTGATCGAATCAACACTGAACCTGGACCTGCAAAGGTCTGCCACGGAAGCGGTCAAAAGGGGAATTGCCGCTTATGAGGCAAGGCAGCCTGGAAAGACCGGGACACCTCCTGTCCAGGCCTCTTTCATCGCCCTGGCCCCTGCCAGTGGAGAGGTTAAGGCACTCGTAGGGGGACGGGATTTCACCTCTTCACCCTACAACCGCGCCACACAGGCAAGACGCCAGCCTGGCTCAGCGTTCAAACCGGTTATTTATGCGGCCGCACTGGTCGCAGGTTTTCCTCCCACCACCCAATTGAATGACGAACCTTTTGAGATTGAAATAAAAGGATCTCCTCCCTACGTTCCGGTGAACTATTCCGGGCACTACAGCGGTTCGGTTACATTGCGTTCAGCTTTGGAAAGATCGCTGAACGCTGCCTCCGTGGATCTTCTCATAAAGCTGGGATACCAGCCTGTTATGGATATGGCCCGGAGACTGGGTATTCGTTCTGAACTGAAGCCATACCCCACCCTGGCTCTGGGTGTTTTTGATGTAAGCCTGCAGGAGATGGTGTCTGCCTATGGAATATTTGCCAACCGAGGAATTCTTGTGAGCCCCAGGTATATAAGACGTGTCCTGAACCGGCAGGGACAGGTTTTCTGGGAGCCCCCACTTCAACTTTCAGATGCTCTGTCACCCGAGGTTGCCTATCTCACGACCAACGTTTTGGAGGGTGTTATCCAGCGCGGGACAGGAAAAAGAGCTGCTGTTCTGGGCCTGCCCCTGGCCGGAAAAACCGGGACAACGGATGATTACAAAGATGCCTGGTTCATCGGCTACACCCCTGACCTTGCTGCCGGGGCCTGGATGGGTTTTGACAAATCCGCCAGACTGGGAAATGGAGAAACCGGATCAAGGGCGGCCCTTCCCATCTGGATGACCTTTATGAAAAAAGCCATACAGGAAATACCTCCGTATGAGTTTGAGATCCCCTCCGGGATCGAGATCGTAGAGGTGGATCCGGACTCGGGAATGCTGGCCGGGCCGAGGTGCGTCAAGCGCATCACCGAGGTGTTTCTCGAGGGGACGGCCCCGGAAGAAGTGTGTGGGATTCATCCTGATTGAGGATTGAAACTTCCGGATTCAGAATTTAAACAGCATGATCCGAGAATCCCTAATCCTCAATTCTAAATGCGCAATTCAGGTCCGGTAGGACCTGAACTGTAGAACCTGAACTGTTGACACCGGAACCCTGCCGTTATAATCATGTCAGGATGCCCTGTCCCAGATTTCACATCCTGATATTCTTCATCACCCTGCCCTTGCTGCTCCTGGCTTCGACGGCCAACGGCCAGTACCGCCATAAAACCCTCTTCGAGGACAGGTTCGTTCATAAACCTGTGGCTAATCAGGATTGTACTGTGTGCCACGACAACCATTTTCCTGAAGCTCCCATGCAGATTTCCAAAGCGGTTCCGGAGCTTTGCTTTAAATGCCACAAGGATCCCGGAAAAGGGAAAAAGACCGTTCACAAGCCCTTGAATGAAGGCAAAAAGTGTCTCTCCTGCCACTATCCCCACTCAGCGCCCGCCAGGGGCCTCCTGAAGGCCAAATCACCAGGATTGTGTGTCGGATGTCATACCGGCAAGAAAAACGGCCTGCACGGGACATCACGGCTTGCCGGGGATTGTCAGCTGTGTCACGACCCCCATGCATCCGACTCCTCAAGCCTTCTCAAGGCAGTCTCCATCGGACAGTGCGATGCCTGCCACAAAAACGTAGACAAACAAACCTATAAACACTCTGCTCTCGAGGAATATGAGTGCCAGGAGTGTCACAACCCTCATACGTCTCCTCCCGAAGAAACC
Proteins encoded in this window:
- a CDS encoding PBP1A family penicillin-binding protein produces the protein MPLSSKYKLWIGLSVLGALTIGVFLGTLLAITQDLPQVESLQTFEPSSVTRILADDGRPVRSFFVERRIPISIHEIPDNLIKAVVAVEDARFYKHFGLDLRGILRALWRDVTSLRVVEGGSTLTQQLSKVLFLTPEKTLIRKIKEAFLAINIERRYSKEEILSLYLNQIYLGEGAYGVEAAARTYFGKHAQELTLAESALIAGLPRSPALYSPINHPERARQRMRTVLDRLLTEGYITQKDHDEAAQTGFSLSPTPSPEDPAPYFTEIIRQELEEKLGANLLYRGGIVIESTLNLDLQRSATEAVKRGIAAYEARQPGKTGTPPVQASFIALAPASGEVKALVGGRDFTSSPYNRATQARRQPGSAFKPVIYAAALVAGFPPTTQLNDEPFEIEIKGSPPYVPVNYSGHYSGSVTLRSALERSLNAASVDLLIKLGYQPVMDMARRLGIRSELKPYPTLALGVFDVSLQEMVSAYGIFANRGILVSPRYIRRVLNRQGQVFWEPPLQLSDALSPEVAYLTTNVLEGVIQRGTGKRAAVLGLPLAGKTGTTDDYKDAWFIGYTPDLAAGAWMGFDKSARLGNGETGSRAALPIWMTFMKKAIQEIPPYEFEIPSGIEIVEVDPDSGMLAGPRCVKRITEVFLEGTAPEEVCGIHPD